The following coding sequences are from one Vulpes vulpes isolate BD-2025 chromosome 12, VulVul3, whole genome shotgun sequence window:
- the SYCE1L gene encoding synaptonemal complex central element protein 1-like, translating to MAGKLESLRMEAPEVVEEAEEAEGQTKSLKMTEDLLAMVKKLQKEGSLEPQIEDLINRINELQQAKKKSSEELGEAQALWETLHRELDSLNEEKVHLEEVLNKKQEALRILQLYCQRKESGANRLHVEEQLENLMGQHKELWEFHMLKQRLAWEIRALQSSREQLLTEESRARAKLEDVERRLSSAPEARGVQAVDDGLKAQPQEFGGQGPAQAHCAPKHRACEGAAGLGDPISRGTLHQGVVHSLNSSSQNAGADVCQVPGSSITCEPKWLCDCLLWVQYKEMVDCLPG from the exons ATGGCGGGCAAGTTGGAGTCCTTGAGAATGGAGGCCCCCGAAGTCGTGGAGGAGGCTGAGGAGGCTGAAG GGCAGACCAAGTCTTTGAAGATGACTGAAGACTTGCTGGCAATGGTGAAAAAGCTGCAGAAAG AGGGAAGCCTGGAACCACAAATTGAAGACCTGATTAACCGGATTAATGAGCTTCAGCAAG CAAAGAAGAAATCCAGCGAGGAACTGGGAGAAGCCCAAGCTCTCTGGGAGACCCTGCATAGGGAATTGGACTCCT TGAATGAAGAGAAAGTGCATCTAGAGGAGGTCTTGAACAAAAAGCAAG AGGCATTGAGGATCCTCCAGTTGTACTGCCAAAGGAAGGAAAGTGGAGCTAATAG GTTGCATGTTGAAGAACAGCTGGAGAATTTGATGGGCCAGCACAAGGAACTCTGGGAATTCCAT ATGCTGAAGCAGCGACTGGCCTGGGAGATCCGTGCTCTGCAGAGCAGCAGGGAGCAGTTGCTCACCGAAG AGAGCCGGGCCCGGGCCAAGCTGGAGGACGTGGAGCGGCGGCTGAGCTCGGCGCCCGAGGCCCGGGGCGTCCAGGCGGTGGACGACGG GCTGAAGGCGCAGCCCCAGGAGTTCGGGGGGCAGGGTCCTGCCCAAGCGCACTGCGCCCCAAAGCACCGAGCCTGCGAAGGAGCG GCTGGCCTGGGGGACCCTATTTCAAGAGGCACCTTGCACCAGGGTGTTGTCCACTCCCTGAACTCGTCTTCACAAAATGCCGGTGCTGATGtctgccaggtgccaggcagcAGCATAACCTGTGAACCTAAATGGCTG TGCGATTGCCTCCTGTGGGTACAGTATAAGGAGATGGTCGATTGCCTCCCAGGCTGA